From one Plasmodium malariae genome assembly, chromosome: 12 genomic stretch:
- the PmUG01_12038800 gene encoding conserved Plasmodium protein, unknown function, giving the protein MDDRGLPIIVESDDKNKLSEKTLNFNFSYESILNNDIKRPQEIDCGMSCSSSIFDGRENDRVLEENPLHEEGVNGTPMSNGGVSIRNVGSDNVGSGNIGSGNIGIGNVGIGNVGIGNVGSGNIGSGNVGSGNVGSGNIGSDSDVIRGKYPYGHSALDVSFQIKSCKQHVNDLLHIEKKDIFNENSVEINKGIITRNAHMRNEESGMQSVGNIIIKNIYGKGSTYENELSCGEYSVAHVRNVNVHIDGDDDIDDDIDDHDGVLNDHDGVLDNDGVLDNDNISFYNLRKTEVQHNCGSIGEEKHSDSISNLIAHSGGIITTNSAQNDLSSLTYDEKVYLLSQKAEAERKSSSTCVILNSEKTTSSNMNETVYNSNDSSNATTNAPSVDTNDKMKNGRSGVHVLSKPRDINEERIYDEVIEKEILHYKSTIFQLKAELETKNSSYQNEKRKNEEYARTIENYINMLNDQSYDKINSVEYLNMNINEIENKQLKQELLLKNSEIIELNNVINNLKSQKIIFLNCLENELEMSMKKETECSLLLHAQTKRLTNANNFIENQQIQLEELKKEMHKMEKMYILHVQKNEKQITQLIKEKEEFLNIAKELEIINVDNKNKKEEIEKYKNKCNELTEELNDLLRIVSTNDEDKMMNSFGNFYQQNNWSSFKCMNDSLTSGEIVCSPFTSKKNNDPSDDQTILRKQLGKYIEQNDILKKELDEYTKSNLELVEQIKEKNEIINQRNQIIKEKNDNYIVLLEKYNILEKDFENIHDLCIQLEHKFGREHSITYLGINNNSNDSNTNPSLNKNGNVLSKSNFSLSELELNQSHQGEHDVTHYKIYCSELRLENESLKVIIEKLKSKNKKLSRNMEYLLNDLIHAEEASSSSPVGNNQRGAYPNECGANYGDKHNKSDLTNNKEKGEIDEEILYPENVYTLRRYEEGEGINNEDKKKVNDNLLENKNCEQDTHNQFHKIKEENKYVHARRGLPDNGQRDEYAQTERTVLSNDKTEKYAQTERRPSDDEQRDGYSQTERISPDEERTEKCAQTERGSLDGERRDRDVQTDNSSIHREMNNLVSEGVNTEEKSFSDKKVYTHDNRFLVNSCINTNKVDVVDVTINTEEEGKTFTYNSTQTNEVNYYVKFTQTELTKRIDRDVLTDMCGINNFNIKKIMMKNNISKNKKVQVATASMNASTQTRGGMFTGSRSRCSRTGDENYYPCFDICDGDKYKRYKIARRRKIKSCSSSCLYSSNSSRSYSLTDSNVPSSEILLAKEKRTKGSTYNCNNDIYNDAHEGKMMLRRFNYDNYSIYKHHRGKREKQEKREKQEKREKYEHCEQHEHRRLARRREEKNYIRVLSANRKKEYYQNTNDANSLGDTNFVGSKKERRNNYRRNEIEEVESLLEILKYSSDNGSDKGSDEGSGDCTAYGAAHRAAHRAAHSASHNGNSRIYGIKRQSTKQTKKRRQLNQMHYTQEERKRYSRGKDHTYKIHNSELNCSHKFYSSDGSYLLDQHKQNGRIEKRSYNQKDYNKKYMCCYYKKRVRTENKCVQTGEGLSNTLWYYYNIEESMRNDSNNKDSGNNKDSGNNKDSGNNKDSGNNKDSGNNNDSALRSKVKEYCKDLYYTVIICEYCNGFYIDILLIHIFNKYLEFLKYSNSSMHTMHMIEQCQLNKRKMIYYNNTHVQYCNPWYDKNKRDANFNNKFESKNGVSNCLTCSSSFPRYKVHRINASSPSSVGKCPSCSCTTQFCYKCSSEKKPADVLFGEMNGSDSTASSCGSAGRSNSGYVTRTHHSSRSSYCSRSNYCSRSSYSSRSSYSSHKSHRNRSCSAEEEHDDAGEDEQDEGGNKEERRRMEEFIVKHIPFKLRICTCTYVSMSYRKILIRKEEEKKGYMDQNKDRVTNTKAEKKKKKKKKNEKVGEQMSGCIHDQICDRMCNRMCERVSDNNMLPLSSNISSVICKLRSELNDMKNIIQNFLFLNTSSKLGNIILHTEKARDIPLLLFKYVENANANYSLGSHQSIEFDNYGTGKNENLICKHNLECVYNSLNHYSVPNQKEGKEQTSNICMDESFNGCTCEHDIEKVKCSGGTCFSNQAHINNAVDSIVVHEPTNCRDNDKRESKCIVPSPHYECNSIIKLQQRKDMYSVRGNVSPCVYCFHSKDREIDKKTKHWFDCSIISRKYDSPSSAEYACTKNCSHTILHPFEKKNEMEKITSFNYLMKNYDIKNLMLFFICCLFRFSELFIEFRSSSEMDFHNKFRSKVSGIDSNNHDDKGEKGDGFNTHMYDRADYPRYKIHPNTCEEQKQPCTSIDSIRMSCNSDEELIRVVDTLVEECTVRRGGGTDSGTSSGIRCCTNAGGERIVLFQILYDIVKAIKANYRAIYGVYILVEERINEENLKIIDLFKLIENYAKVHVYINNLKKMNEERINKLENELCACNLKNENITNIHMEDLRSNERIINEKEVIINDLKEVIEKLEKDNQMVHKLLCEQKEEERNCYYNLHTDPQKCKEEEKENISSSNRTHDLHSDKINACISKINELNDEVNLLKKKENAQTVNSSNCGNCGNCGNCGNGSKRFNCCDKKRKDSSSASSSSSPRSNTYACTQKKKKDLNKIMNSTGNNKKCEKRKYEKGEKINQMDTLTYFEVNKVCNIFFILKEKILLFILYIYKKLYKNAFTNIYYIKQFYTQIINIFLNIPKQVNVNILFVKKREINCSLYIKKENINTVDMSLLRQDNNSFYGFRGDSSMEMIMEVNKKQVDDPDDHNNNNSDDEKIKKKKKKEKRKKKKANLDDTNDNDIYSDYYNNSNTKSNNYSDDYDGDWDGKNKQVSVNNTESIRKKNNNKNKNNDNIGYVSSSDKVSYT; this is encoded by the coding sequence ATGGATGATAGGGGTTTACCAATAATCGTTGAGAGCGACGATAAAAACAAGTTAAGcgaaaaaacattaaatttcaatttttcttatGAAAGCATTCTGAACAATGATATAAAAAGACCGCAGGAGATTGATTGTGGAATGTCATGCTCCAGTTCCATTTTTGATGGTCGTGAAAATGATAGGGTTCTAGAAGAGAATCCATTGCACGAGGAGGGGGTAAATGGCACTCCGATGAGTAACGGAGGGGTAAGTATTAGAAATGTAGGAAGCGACAATGTAGGAAGCGGAAATATAGGAAGCGGAAATATAGGAATCGGTAATGTAGGAATCGGCAATGTAGGAATCGGCAATGTAGGAAGCGGAAATATAGGAAGCGGTAATGTAGGAAGCGGTAATGTAGGAAGCGGAAATATAGGAAGCGACAGTGACGTAATAAGGGGAAAGTACCCTTATGGACACAGCGCCTTAGACGTttcttttcaaataaaaagctGTAAGCAACATGTAAACGATCTTCTGcacatagaaaaaaaagacatatttaatgaaaacagtgttgaaataaataaaggtATTATCACTCGAAATGCACACATGCGCAATGAAGAAAGTGGTATGCAAAGCGTtggaaatataataataaaaaatatttatgggAAGGGTAGTACTTATGAAAATGAGTTAAGCTGTGGGGAGTATTCTGTGGCACATGTAAGAAATGTAAATGTGCATATTGATGGTGATGATGATATTGATGATGATATTGATGATCATGATGGTGTTCTTAATGATCATGATGGTGTTCTTGATAATGATGGTGTTCttgataatgataatatatcattttacaACCTGCGCAAGACGGAAGTACAACATAATTGCGGATCCATAGGAGAAGAAAAACATAGTGACAGTATTAGTAACCTGATAGCACATTCCGGTGGTATTATTACCACGAATAGTGCACAGAATGACTTGTCTTCATTAACATATGatgaaaaagtatatttGTTGAGTCAGAAAGCAGAGGCAGAAAGAAAAAGTAGTTCAACATGTGTAATTTTAAACTCTGAAAAAACTACTAGTTCGAATATGAACGAAACAGTGTATAATAGCAATGACTCAAGTAATGCTACAACTAATGCACCAAGTGTCGATACAAATGATAAGATGAAAAATGGTAGAAGCGGTGTACATGTATTATCAAAACCACGTGATATAAACGAAGAAAGAATATATGATGAAGTcattgaaaaagaaatattacattataagAGTACAATTTTTCAACTAAAAGCAGAGttagaaacaaaaaatagtagttatcaaaatgaaaaaaggaaaaacgaAGAATATGCAAGGACAATAGAAAATTACATCAACATGCTTAATGATCAGtcatatgataaaattaattcagtggaatatttaaatatgaatattaacgaaatagaaaataaacaaCTAAAACAGGAGTTGTTACTTAAGAATAGTGAAATTATCGAgttaaataatgtaataaacaatttaaagagccaaaaaatcatttttttaaattgtttagAGAATGAACTAGAAATGagtatgaaaaaagaaacagaATGCTCTTTACTTTTACATGCACAAACTAAGCGTTTAACTAATGCgaataattttatagaaaatCAACAGATACAATTGGAAGAATTGAAAAAAGAGATGcacaaaatggaaaaaatgtatattcttCATGTacagaaaaatgaaaaacagaTCACCCAGttgataaaagaaaaagaagagttTCTAAATATTGCCAAAGAATTGGAAATCATTAATgtagataataaaaataaaaaagaagaaatagaaaaatataagaataaatgtAATGAATTAACAGAGGAGCTCAATGATCTATTACGTATAGTGTCCACAAATGATGAAGATAAGATGATGAACAGTTTTGGAAATTTTTATCAGCAAAACAACTGGAGTTCCTTCAAATGTATGAACGACAGTTTAACCAGTGGTGAAATTGTTTGTAGTCCTTTTACTAGCAAGAAAAATAATGACCCTAGTGATGACCAAACAATACTGAGAAAACAATTAGGGAAGTACATAGAACagaatgatatattaaaaaaagagttaGATGAATACACAAAGAGCAATTTAGAACTGGTTGAGCAGATAAAGGAAAagaatgaaattattaatcAGAGAAACCAAATTATTAAGGAGAAGaatgataattatattgtCCTtctagaaaaatataatattttagaaaaagatTTTGAGAACATTCATGACTTGTGCATACAACTGGAGCACAAATTCGGTCGGGAGCACAGCATCACTTACCTaggaattaataataatagcaatgaTAGCAATACCAATCCTTCTCTGAATAAAAATGGCAACGTGCTCAGCAAGAGCAATTTCTCTTTAAGCGAATTAGAGCTAAACCAGAGCCATCAAGGTGAGCATGACGTTACTCACTACAAAATATACTGCTCCGAGTTGAGATTGGAAAACGAATCCTTGAAGGTAATTATTGAAAAGTTaaagagtaaaaataaaaagctaTCCAGAAATATGGAGTATCTTTTGAATGATTTGATACATGCAGAAGAAGCGAGTAGTAGCTCTCCGGTTGGTAACAACCAAAGGGGTGCTTATCCGAATGAATGCGGTGCAAATTATGGagataaacataataaatcGGACTTGACGAATAATAAGGAGAAGGGGGAAATAGATGAGGAAATTCTATACCCTGAAAATGTGTATACACTAAGAAGATATGAGGAAGGAGAAGGAATAAATAACgaagacaaaaaaaaggtgAACGACAATcttttagaaaataaaaattgtgaaCAGGATACTCATAACCAATTCCACAAAATTAAagaggaaaataaatatgtgcaTGCAAGGAGAGGTCTTCCAGATAATGGGCAAAGAGACGAGTATGCCCAGACAGAGAGAACCGTTTTGAGTAATGATAAAACAGAGAAGTATGCACAGACGGAGAGAAGACCCTCAGATGATGAACAAAGAGACGGGTATTCACAGACGGAGAGAATCTCCCCGGATGAAGAGAGAACAGAGAAGTGTGCACAAACAGAGAGAGGTTCGCTCGATGGTGAGCGAAGAGACAGGGATGTCCAGACAGATAACAGTTCAATTCATAGAGAAATGAATAACCTAGTTAGCGAAGGTGTGAACACTGAAGAAAAATCATTTAGCgataaaaaagtatacacACATGACAATAGGTTCTTAGTTAACTCTTGcattaatacaaataagGTTGATGTAGTCGATGTAACGATAAACACAGAAGAAGAGGGGAAAACTTTTACTTATAATAGTACTCAGACGAATGAAGTCAACTACTATGTGAAATTTACACAAACAGAATTGACAAAAAGAATTGATAGAGATGTTTTAACAGATATGTGtggaataaataattttaatattaaaaaaataatgatgaagaataatatttcgaaaaataaaaaagtgcAAGTCGCAACAGCTAGTATGAATGCGTCGACACAAACAAGGGGAGGAATGTTCACTGGTAGCAGAAGTAGGTGCAGTCGGACGGGAGATGAAAACTACTACCCCTGCTTCGATATCTGCGATGGAGATAAGTACAAAAGGTACAAAATAGcgagaagaagaaaaataaaaagctgTTCCTCCTCCTGTTTATACTCAAGTAATTCATCAAGGAGCTACTCCTTAACAGATTCCAACGTTCCTTCTAGTGAAATACTTTTAGCAAAAGAGAAACGAACAAAAGGCAGCACTTATAACTGTAATAATGACATTTATAACGACGCGCACGAGGGTAAGATGATGCTCAGAAGGTTCAACTATGATAATTATAGCATATATAAGCACCACAGGGGTAAACGCGAAAAACAGGAAAAACGGGAAAAACAGGAAAAACgggaaaaatatgaacactGTGAACAACATGAACATAGAAGACTTGCCAGGAGGAGGGAGGAAAAGAATTACATAAGGGTACTTTCTGCAAATCGAAAAAAGGAGTACTATCAGAACACAAATGATGCTAACAGTTTGGGTGATACGAATTTTGTGGGgagtaaaaaagaaaggcGCAATAATTACAGACGAAACGAGATAGAGGAAGTGGAATCGCTCTTGGAAATCCTCAAATATTCTTCCGATAATGGAAGTGATAAAGGAAGCGATGAAGGAAGTGGTGATTGTACCGCTTATGGTGCCGCTCATAGGGCCGCTCATAGGGCCGCTCATAGCGCTTCCCACAATGGTAACTCCCGTATTTATGGTATTAAAAGACAAAGCACGAAACAAACAAAGAAGAGAAGACAACTAAACCAAATGCACTATACACaggaagaaagaaaaagatacaGCAGAGGAAAAgatcatacatataaaatacacaATAGTGAACTAAATTGTAGTCATAAATTCTATTCATCTGATGGTTCGTATCTTCTGGACCAACATAAACAAAATGGAAGAATTGAAAAGAGATCATATAACCAGAaagattataataaaaaatatatgtgttgttattataaaaaaagggtaAGAACTGAAAATAAATGTGTTCAAACAGGGGAAGGGTTAAGTAACACCCTATGGTATTACTACAATATAGAAGAAAGTATGCGTaatgatagtaataataaggaTAGTGGTAATAATAAGGATAGTGGTAATAATAAGGATAGTGGTAATAATAAGGATAGTGGTAATAATAAGGATAGCGGTAATAATAACGATAGTGCTTTAAGAAGTAAAGTGAAGGAATACTGTAAAGATTTATATTATACCGTAATAATCTGTGAGTACTGTAATGGCTTTTATATAGACATACTactaatacatatttttaataaatatttagagTTTCTTAAGTACTCTAATTCGTCTATGCATACTATGCATATGATAGAACAATGTCAAttgaataaaagaaaaatgatatattataataacacACATGTACAATATTGTAATCCATGGTACGATAAAAATAAGAGGGATgccaattttaataataagttCGAGTCAAAAAATGGTGTATCTAATTGTTTAACTTGTTCATCTAGCTTTCCCAGATATAAGGTTCACAGAATAAACGCCAGTTCTCCCTCCAGTGTAGGTAAGTGTCCTAGTTGCTCATGCACAACTCAGTTTTGCTATAAATGTAGTAGCGAGAAGAAGCCAGCCGACGTCTTATTCGGAGAGATGAACGGAAGTGATAGCACTGCTAGTAGCTGTGGAAGCGCCGGTAGAAGCAATTCCGGTTATGTTACTCGCACCCACCATAGTAGTCGTAGTAGTTATTGTAGTCGTAGTAATTATTGTAGTCGTAGTAGTTATAGTAGTCGTAGTAGTTATAGTAGTCATAAAAGTCATAGAAACCGTAGTTGCAGCGCGGAGGAGGAGCACGATGATGCTGGCGAAGATGAACAGGACGAGGGGGGCAACAAGGAGGAACGCAGAAGGATGGAAGAGTTCATTGTGAAGCATATTCCTTTCAAATTGCGCATTTGCACGTGTACATACGTGAGCATGAGCTACAGAAAAATTCTTATCCGTAaggaagaggaaaaaaagggGTACATGGATCAGAACAAGGATAGGGTGACGAACACAAAggcggaaaaaaaaaaaaaaaaaaaaaaaaaaaacgaaaaggTAGGCGAGCAGATGAGCGGGTGTATACATGATCAAATATGCGATCGAATGTGCAACCGAATGTGCGAACGAGTAAGTGATAACAATATGCTCCCCCTGAGCAGCAACATTTCAAGTGTTATATGCAAGCTTAGATCGGAGTTGAATGATATGAAAAACATTATTcagaattttctttttttaaatacaagTAGTAAACTaggaaatattattttacatacgGAAAAGGCCCGTGATATTCCTCTCCTTCTGTTCAAATACGTAGAAAATGCAAACGCAAATTATTCGTTGGGTTCCCATCAGAGTATAGAATTCGATAATTATGGTACCGGTaagaatgaaaatttaatttgtaaGCATAACTTagaatgtgtatataattcGTTAAACCATTATTCTGTGCCTAATCAGAAAGAGGGAAAGGAGCAGACCTCCAATATCTGTATGGATGAAAGCTTCAACGGTTGTACATGTGAACATGATATTGAAAAGGTAAAATGTTCAGGTGGTACATGCTTTTCAAACCAGGCACACATCAACAATGCAGTGGATAGCATCGTCGTTCATGAACCTACGAATTGTAGAGATAACGACAAAAGGGAAAGTAAATGTATTGTTCCTTCTCCTCATTACGAATGCAACTCTATAATTAAACTTCAACAACGGAAAGATATGTACAGTGTACGGGGAAACGTTTCCCCTTGCGTATATTGCTTCCATTCAAAAGATAGAGAAATTGATAAGAAAACGAAACATTGGTTTGACTGCTCCATTATTAGTAGAAAGTATGATTCTCCCTCATCAGCAGAGTATGCATGTACAAAAAATTGCAGTCATACAATTCTTCATccttttgaaaaaaagaatgaaatggaaaaaattacTAGCTTTAactatttaatgaaaaattatgatataaaaaatttgatgctttttttcatttgttgtCTTTTCCGTTTCAGTGAATTGTTTATTGAGTTTAGATCATCATCAGAAATGgattttcataataaatttagaaGTAAAGTCAGCGGGATTGACAGTAACAACCACGATGATAAGGGTGAAAAGGGGGATGGATTCAATACACACATGTATGATCGTGCAGACTATCCTAGATATAAAATTCATCCTAATACTTGTGAAGAGCAGAAGCAACCATGCACTTCCATCGATTCAATCAGAATGAGCTGCAATAGCGATGAGGAACTTATTAGAGTGGTAGATACATTAGTAGAAGAGTGCACCGTTAGAAGAGGTGGTGGTACTGACAGCGGTACTAGCAGCGGCATTCGGTGCTGCACGAACGCAGGGGGAGAACGCATTGTTCTTTTTCAAATACTGTACGATATTGTTAAGGCCATAAAGGCGAACTACAGAGCCATATATGGGGTATATATCCTGGTAGAGGAAAGAATAAATGAAGAGAACCTAAAAATTATAGATCTCTTCAAgttaatagaaaattatgctaaagtacatgtatacataaacaatttaaaaaagatgaatgaagaaagaataaataaattagagAATGAATTATGTGcatgtaatttaaaaaatgaaaatataacaaacatacatatggAAGATTTACGAAGTAATGAAAGGATAATCAATGAAAAGGAGGTCATCATAAACGACCTGAAGGAGGTGATAGAAAAGTTGGAAAAAGATAATCAAATGGTGCATAAATTGTTATGTGAACAGAAAGAAGAAGAACGGAActgttattataatttacatacCGATCCTCAAAAATGTAAAGAagaggaaaaggaaaacataTCTTCAAGTAACAGAACTCACGACTTGCACAGTGACAAAATAAATGCTTgcataagtaaaataaatgaattaaatgatGAAGTAAACTTGCtcaaaaagaaagaaaacgCTCAAACTGTGAACAGCAGCAACTGCGGTAATTGCGGAAACTGCGGAAACTGCGGGAACGGCAGTAAGCGCTTTAACTGTTGTGATAAGAAGCGGAAGGACAGCTCTTCTGCGTCGTCTTCTTCCTCTCCAAGAAGTAATACCTACGCATGCACtcaaaagaagaaaaaagatcttaataaaattatgaacagtacaggaaataataaaaagtgcgaaaagagaaaatatgaaaaaggtGAGAAAATTAACCAAATGGACACCTTAACATACTTTGAAGTGAATAAAGTGTgcaacatattttttatcttaaaagagaaaatattactcttcattttgtatatttataaaaagttatataagAATGcctttacaaatatatactacaTTAAGCAGTTTTACacacaaataataaatatattcctGAACATCCCGAAACaagtaaatgtaaatattttattcgttAAAAAGAGGGAAATTAATTGTAGtctatacataaaaaaagaaaacataaatacTGTCGACATGAGTCTACTGAGACAAGATAACAACTCGTTTTATGGTTTCCGTGGTGATAGCTCGATGGAAATGATAATGGAAGTAAACAAGAAACAAGTGGATGATCCCGAtgatcataataataataatagtgatgatgaaaaaataaaaaagaaaaaaaaaaaagaaaaaagaaaaaagaagaaagccAATCTCGATGATACCAACGACAATGATATCTACAGCGACTATTACAATAACAGTAACACTAAAAGTAACAACTACAGTGATGATTATGATGGCGATTGGGatggtaaaaataaacagGTGAGTGTAAACAACACGGAGTcgataagaaaaaaaaataataataaaaacaagaatAATGATAACATAGGCTACGTAAGCTCATCCGATAAGGTAAGttatacatga